ataaaacagtaaAAGTACCTAAATGTCTCActtttgctatgggcaacatcacaattacacagcattataaataaacCCTGTATGTGTAAATTGTTGATTATGAACAGCTGCATTGTATTCCAAGGGATATCATAACAGACCCTAAAAATTGACGTGGTTGAACTATAAACCCCTCTCACATTACATAGAAATTGTTTTACTACTTAAGGTACTTAGTAACTGATTGAAGGGcaacattacatttccacttttGACTAATAAACCACAGGGGAATATCCCCAGGCAAGTGTTTCTGTTTGCTGGTCCTGTTTGTGCAGAGACATTGCGTTGGGTGTTGGGAGCACAAATGTTATAAACATATTGGTGATATGACTGATTCCTTCAGCATACAAACATGTTATCTAAACTAGTAACACAACACTGACATGGAAAGTTAATGAGCCTGTAGCTGAATGTCTTTTCTATAAACCCAAAAGAAACAAGAATATGTAGATACAATCTATGCTAAGAGATAATGATGTTCATGTGACTTTATTGATGccacatttgattaaaatgttttcGTGTGTCAGAAAAAGATAATCTTCTCTCAAACACCGAGACCCGACTTCAGAGTTTAATTGGGATTGAGCGTCGAGAGACCAAGGAATCAACCAGGGGCACCAGCAGGTCCGGTAAGATTTTATTTGGCTGGAATAAGTAGACATGGGCAAAGAAACCAGAGGAATGTTCATGAAAAATAGGAGCCGAATCAAAATGTTGTCTAAtatcttcaaaaatgtatatagtggCTCTCAGACTGAACATCTATTATATAGACAGAAATGTATGTAGACTTTCACTAggaacttttattaaaataaattagaacagcaaatatattttctgctCTAGATGAATGGATCCAAAGCAGCCTCTGAAGGAGACTGAACGTGATAAATCAGAACTGTTCACTACATTACACAGATTTGCTCAATGCAGTCACAGGTCCTTGTAATGCAGAGCTGAGAGTGAAATGCTAAGGGGTAATGTACAGCAAGTGCAATAGGTTTAGTTACTCTTACCAACCAAGCAGATGTTTTTCTGTCAAGGTCACTAGAACTTGAGCAAACTATCCACCTGatacagtcatttgaaaaagtttgggaacccctccttattctttggagttttgtttatcgttggctgagctttcaaagtagcaacttttaatagataacttgccttatggaaacagtagtatttcagcagtgacataaagtttattggattaacattaaatatgcaatatgcatcataacaaaatagacaagtgcataaatttgggcaccccaacagagatattacatcaattctTGAGctacttttgcaaatgtaacagcctctagaccctcctatagcctttgatgagtgtctggattctggatgtggctatttttgaccatttgtccatacaaaatctctccagttcagttaaatttgatggctgccgagcatggacagtctgcttcaaatcatctcaTAGCTTTTCCATGATATTAatgtcgggggactgtgacggccattccagaatattgtacttctgcctctgcataaatgtctttgtagatttccaacccctgcgtaacttcaactttgtgactgatgcttgaacattattctgaagaatatgttgatattgggttgaattaatccaATTCagatccaaccaatttggtgttgccagtaatcagtattaaacagttacatgcattcaaattagcaacattacaagggtacccacatttttgcacagccagtttttcacatttgatttaatactccttcactaaaaatctttgttcagaaaacaaacTAGTACTCAGATTTTCTtgggaaatgaaaaacataccactgctatctttttttgttgaaagtggagtaaaatattatgcaggctgagagggttcccaaactttttcatatgtatGAGCCAAGCCTTTCAGAACTGATATTGCTTATTGTTTTATCATCAGTTCATGTCATGTTAATTGatgtttcctattttttttgccagaagaTTTATCATCATGTCCATAACTGTCACACCTCTTTATAACATCTCAAAGGAAAGAGAAGACTTCTATGGCAATCGGTCGGATGGGATTACACTTCCACCAAATACATATGGAGCCATGCGAATTTTCTCCATTATCTGTCACAGCATTACCTGCATTGTTGGGATTATTGGAAATGGCTTTGTCATCTGGATTGCTGGCTTTAAGATGAGCTCAATAAGCGCCAAGTGGTACCTTAACCTGGCAATAACAGACTTTATTTGCAGTGCCAGTACTGTTTTACGTATTGCAGAGTGGATTCATCAAGATTATTTCTTCCTGTGTTTGTTCAGTTTTGTTCTGCTTCTTATAAACATGCTCACCAGTGTCTATTTCTTAACTGCCATAAGTATTGATCGCTGTATAACAATAATGTGgccattttgggcaaaaactcacagGACAAAAAAATCTGCCACCGCTGGTATTGTTATTACCTGGATAATGTCTCTGCTCTTCTCAgtcatcattttttttgtatatttagatAGTTTTCATGATTTGATGGCGTGCGCTCCCGAAGAAAGGTCTTCTTATTTTGTCTACAACACCTCGAAGGTGGAGAACTTTGAATACAAAAAGCATCCTGTTCAATTTACTGTTTtaattgttatgtttttgttaccATTTACTATTATCCTCCTCTGTTATGGCTTCATCGTGTGCAAAGTGGCCACTTTGAGAAGAGCCAACAAATCTCAACGGTCGCTGAAGATCATCATTGCAATTGTCACCTGCTTCTTCGGCTGCTGGTTCCCATATAACCTATGGCAATTTACCTCACTCAGAACAAATATAGATGACATTGGTGTCGACTTAATAATAAGTTCAATTTCAGTCTGTTTGGTTTATACCAGCAGCTGCCTCAATCCCATCCTCTATGTCTTCCTGGGCAGAGACTTTAAGAGTAATTTGATAAAGTCCATACCAGCCatactaaaaaatgcatttagtgATCCTGATGATAGAACAAACAGAGAAGCAGACGCTACTGATGAGCTGGCAATCTGATATGTACATTCTTAATTCAGGAGAAGGAAGGTTATTGCTTTAACCTTCATTggcagtataatatatatatatatatatatatatatatatatatatatatatattatatatatgtatatatatatatcttttttgctCGTTTTATCATAtcctttcttttctattttctaactGCACATGCATTTAATGTGCTTCTAAAATGTTGTACAACACGTACACTCCTATGTAAGGTATAAGGCAAACTCCTTCACCTTTTTGTAAGACTTTGTGTCCACTTGATTGGCCCTTTGTGGCATGTTCTCATTGGTTGTTTTacctgtttacatgatttgtatTGGATACGGTTAAGAAATGGTGTAACCTGTTCTGATTGGCCAGGTAGAAAGCTTGTACAGAGGTGTGGCAATAGGCCTATGAGTTAGTGCCCCACCAGGCATGAAATGTATTAGGCTATGTATgtcttaataaatactttttaattttataatcactattaaaattattttcacacCCTGTTGGTCTCCACATTTTAGTAATTatcctagtattttttttttcacttttttgcatCAGAACTTAGTTTTGAAGCAGACTTTCATACACAccacttgtatttatttatgtcaaTATTTCATAGATTATTATTTCTTACCCGAGACCTTGGTCTGTTGCTATTTTTCTCTGGCTATAGAAGCACCACGTAGCAGTCTTCTCACACTTCTTCTATCTTTGCTGCAGCCTCAGACTTTACTTTACGCttttaagtttggcttttcgctgtAGATTGGCACCTGTTctagaaaacagagaaaaaaaggagaaaaagatggAGGATCCTACAGAGCCCCAGGCTTTTGCAGTTTTTAACTAAAACAAGGGCTCTGGGgtctcaggtaagtgattataatcactggagggTGTCTAACACTttggtttttattacatttttccttctcctttaagcctgccaaacatgcacaaaatgtattgttCTGGTACTTCCCATTCCCAAAGTGACCAGTTTGAATAACTAAGCTCTGATGCAATTACACCAATGCTGATTGaccaaaacatgttattttgttttcaatgtgTGTAACTGATCCAATATGTGCAAATCTGTACTGTTTCCAGTGCTGTCTTTATATTAGGATCTTGGGTTCGTTCCTTTAAACGTTTCAGGAGGCTCAGCCCTTCTGAGGCACAAGGCCCCCTAGacagtaaacaaaaaaacaaaaacgaatGGCCAATAGTGcagattatataaacacttaaaaattcattcattaaaattCTACTTTTATTTCCCCGGTGTGCAGACTGCGAGCCATTGGATCAGGTACATTGAATGTGGACATTAATTAGCAAACTTGTAATGTTCCCCTTGAGTCCTGCTAATTTAGCCCATATTTATCCTCCTCCGCATCTCTATTTTACCAGATTCTGTAGTCGTTTAGGTCTCCTCTGGCCCTTGGAATTACAGTTTTTACTGATGTTTTCTACAAGTAGTGACGGGGGCGGCTGTCCTGTCCCTGCTCTGTGGGTCAACGACGGCTTCCTACAAATCTCGGGTCAGATAAACCTTcttcaggggctgctgctgcttcctCCATTCCCCTTCTAGTTACACAAGTTAACCCCAAACAGTAATAGTATGTACACATTTACAACCATACCTAATTAAACGGCTAAatgatgtggttttttttaaattacttttcatATACTAGATATTAGCATACCTAATTCTAGCACATGGGTCCCCCGTCGATTTAACCCATAAGGTGTCCAGAAATAaatatcctgattttttttttttttgacacaatgTTCTCATTCTGTCTCCCACCGTATATCATAGCTATTTAGTATACGTTCAAAATACTTCTATGTTAATCTGGCTATAATtgtgtattgttttaaaatgtattgggattatatggggtatatttatcaaagagtgaagttaatagtgaagttccgccactagagtgaaattccgccactctccattaatttctattggatttttacaggcgtatttatcaaagggtgaactttcactttcacccattgataaatacgcctttcaaaatcccatagaaatgaattgagagtggcggaatttcactctagtggcggaacttcactctttgataaatttacccctatatctCTTCCACTTTTGTGATGGCTCTAATTTGTTccaagaagtattttttttgacaggttatgaaactATGTTACGAAAACTGATTTATCCATTAATTCATTATTCACAGatctatgtttttttctgatttagctGTTCCCGTCTCATATGCTGGATCCACTGTTTTAGTTGGGTATCCTGTTGTTTATGCTGGTCACCCTCAATCTGAAAAGCTTCTATTTTCATACAGTtcattttgcttctaataatttGGCtctttgtgacattttttttttccagtggcaGCTATTATAATGTAAAAGCCCACTGACAGCCACTTCTTTATAATGCATGGTAGTAGTGGACCCATTTACACATCTAAAAAATCTGCTTTATCTTTTCAAATTCCCCCATGCTTCCTAGAATATTTAGACCTTCAAATAAATGTTTGCCCATATctcaccctaaaggtggccatacaatctAAATTCCATTGATTTTCCCCAATATGCTCAACAAAGGGAGGGTGATATAGGGCTAATCTAATCGTTCGGCCAAGgggacaaggactgcatcaactagttgatgcagtccttgattgggaggaaaaatcaaacctgctggatcaatatctggccaatttttggacagatatcagtTGGGGAGGTCTGTTGGAAGGCCCCATACCCTGCAGCTGAAATCTACCCGTGTATGACTACCTTAACTGACAACGAAGCTGGTCTTTCAGGtttatctagaagagcaaatcaATATTTTCCTTAAATCAAGCTTCATACCCCCCCCCATCACTGATACAGGCCCTGGTGGGATTATGAAAATATTAAGGACTGTGGACTATTTCACTACTTCAGGGCAAACTTGCCTCACTTTAGCAACCAAGAACATAAAAATGTAGCCTGCTGTAggtaaaatgctgaaaataaacaTCTGAGCTCAGTTGGCAGgactgtgattttttaaaataatttgctgatATTCCCACTAAAACTAACAAATACCATGCACAAGGATTAATTAGTAGAATCTTCCCAAAATGTTCCTCCAGTAGAAATATTAGTATTTAGGTAGtatatagtacaagtatgggacttgttatccagaatgctccagacctggggttttccggataaaggatctttccgtaatttgggtcttcatgccttaagtctactagaaattaatttaaacattaaataaacccaataggctggttttgcttccaataaggattaattatatcttagttgggatcaagtacaagctactgttttattattacagagaaaaaggaaatcatttttaaaaattttgattatttggataaaatggagtctatgggagacagccattacataattcggagctttctggatatcgggtttccggataagggatcttatacctgtagaacaatgaattgtatttatatatatatatatatatatatatatatatatattccattaacTTTTGTAAAGGGCCATTGTATATAAAATACTAACACACTTGATAAAATTGTTACTATTGATAAAATTTTCTGGATTTGCCTGACCTttcctgtatgtatattttagctgggctACATGAGtgattctaaggggcagatgtatgaagggtcgaatatcgagggttaattaaccctcgatattcgactaggaactaaaatccttcgacttcgaatatcgaagtcgaaggatttagcgcaaatcctacgatcgaacgatcaaaggattattcgttcgatcgaacgattaaatccttcgaatcgaacgattcgaaggattttaatccaacgatcgaaggaatatccttcgatcaaaaattcttaggcaagcctatggggaccttccccataggctaacattgagttcggtagcttttagctgccgaactagggggtcgaagttttttttaaagagacagtacttcgactatcgaatggtcgaatagtcgaacgatttttagtttgaatcgttcgattcgtagtcgtagtcgtaatcgaaggtcgaagtagcccattcgatggtcgaagtagcccaaaaaacacttcgaaattcgaagtttttttaattcgaatccttcactcgagcttcatgaatcggcccctaaaagtgttATGTAATAagctattatttacattttttcaggcaTCACATGGCTCTGTTCAATTTCGTAAAATAAATAGTGTTTGAAAACTCAGTGCTTGTGTGTTTCTTCCcttagcattttctttttctatacagaatagggatgtagcgaactgttcgccggcgaacttgttcgcgcgaacttcgaccgttcgcgtccgccgaatgttcgcgaacgtcgcgcaacgttcgcattttgagttcgcgttcgattcgaatacaaatcgttcgaccattcgaccattcgaattccttcgaccgctaaaaatcgaacgatttccattcgttcgaacgattgtaagcattcgatcgaatgaaaagcattcgatcgaatgcttcgatcgttcgattcgaatgaaaatcgttcgatcgaacgattaaaatccttcgatcgttcgattcgaacgattttagcgggtgtttgaagttcgcgaactgttcgcgaacgttcgcattttttgccggtgttcgcgaacggcgttcgcgaacaccaaatcggcagttcgctacatccctaatacagAATGATGAGAATGATAATGTGATAGTTACAGATCAGACCAGAGAAGAGATAGATAGAacatcatttatattatttatttcagtAAAGAATACATGAGGTCACCGACGATATTGGGCATTATTTACAGATGCCTAGGATGCAATGGCAAGAACATTTACAGGAGCAACGACTGTGCAGCTTTTAcgctctacaccagtgatccccaaaccagcgtcttgtgagaaacatgttgctccccaacccattggatgttcctctcagtggcctcagaacAGTTGTTTAAATTCCAGGCTtcgaggcaagttttagtttcagaaaaaacagttgtactgcctaATAGATCCATttgtgggctgccagtccacatcggGGCTACCAAATTGCTTATTACAGCCCTTACTTAGAACCCCTGGGGACTTTtcttgtgcttgtgttgctcaacaACTCCTTTTACGTTTGAATATGGCTCatcggtaaaaaaggttgggacccctgaGCTACACCATGTACCTCTACACCCTTAAAAAAGAAGTTAGGGGATGAATAGGGGTAAGGATGGAAGGCAAACTACACACATTTTATGTGTGTTATTTTTACCCAGATTAAATAGTTTTATGCTTATTTCATATCACAagacacatatccatcaagttcaaccttaagtctacatataaccagttgatccagaggaaggcgaaaaacccatttgaagcctctccaatttgcctcagagggggaaaaaatccttcctgactccaaaatggaaaccAGACAAATCCTTGGattaatttgtactatgagctatctcccataaccctgtattccctcacttgctaaacaccatccaaccccttcttatacctatctaatgtatcagcctgtaccactgattcacatcccagctctccctgtaacacccctttccctcctctaatctcattggctccctcctgtctgctgggaggagctactggtgaataaagcatccgacccttccttgtacctatctaatgtatcagcctgtaccactgattcagggagacaattccacatcttcacagctctcactgtaacaaaccccttcccaatatttctTCTAATGACCACATTCCAAGTTTGAGAAATTGTTTATGTTACCCCCAGTATTTGCATGTAAGAAAGGTGGGATTATATGTGAACTAATTAAGATGAAAAAAGCAGACAGGACAGATACTGACCAATGGCATCAGACAAACCCAGGAACCTACCCCTTTTTTTATACTGTAGGCATTGCAATTGCATAATCTGAAgggaaaggggtggttcagcccTACAGGGGCTCTAAAACAGAAATCAAAAGTGATCACACTGGTAAAGGTGTTATTTAACatattaaatgcccttgtgggttGGCCTATGTGGGCCAAACCAGTCGTGCCATCAAAACATGCATGAATGAGCATAAT
This sequence is a window from Xenopus laevis strain J_2021 chromosome 7S, Xenopus_laevis_v10.1, whole genome shotgun sequence. Protein-coding genes within it:
- the LOC121396058 gene encoding C3a anaphylatoxin chemotactic receptor-like, with the translated sequence MSITVTPLYNISKEREDFYGNRSDGITLPPNTYGAMRIFSIICHSITCIVGIIGNGFVIWIAGFKMSSISAKWYLNLAITDFICSASTVLRIAEWIHQDYFFLCLFSFVLLLINMLTSVYFLTAISIDRCITIMWPFWAKTHRTKKSATAGIVITWIMSLLFSVIIFFVYLDSFHDLMACAPEERSSYFVYNTSKVENFEYKKHPVQFTVLIVMFLLPFTIILLCYGFIVCKVATLRRANKSQRSLKIIIAIVTCFFGCWFPYNLWQFTSLRTNIDDIGVDLIISSISVCLVYTSSCLNPILYVFLGRDFKSNLIKSIPAILKNAFSDPDDRTNREADATDELAI